One segment of Spiroplasma kunkelii CR2-3x DNA contains the following:
- a CDS encoding NADP-dependent glyceraldehyde-3-phosphate dehydrogenase, which yields MNLELNALINGELINNGDWLEIISPINNKSYGRVPALKEKEINEAFKWARQSQKEWANLTLFERISYLQKWSKLLESHKTEIAKIMAHEIGKSLKDGQVEVERSIEYIDYTIEEAKRVFPETLTGDGLNIKNKLGIFSRVPKGVILTISPFNYPVNLSIAKIVPSLVVGNTVVFKPATNGSLTGLYMAKLAFEVGFPKGVFNVVTGRGRDIGDLLVLNPEIDVISFTGSVAVGNHIRKLGHGKYLVLELGGKDPALVLKDADLTKAVKEIVAGAYAYSGQRCTAVKRVLVDETIADELVKLLKIEVSKLETGSPLENKDIIPVIDLKAADFVQGLIDDALVKKATLILGNQRKDNLISATLIDHVTSEMRLAWEEPFGPVLPIIRCKNVEEMITLANKSNFKLQACIFTKDINAAFNIANELETGTVNINGRTQRGPDSFPFLGIHDSGQGVQGIRETINSVTRFKGLVINY from the coding sequence ATGAATTTGGAATTGAATGCATTAATTAATGGTGAATTAATCAATAATGGGGATTGATTAGAAATAATTTCACCAATTAATAATAAGTCATATGGTCGTGTTCCAGCTCTAAAAGAAAAAGAAATAAATGAAGCGTTTAAGTGGGCCCGACAGTCACAAAAAGAATGAGCAAATTTAACTTTATTTGAACGAATTAGTTATTTGCAAAAATGATCAAAATTATTAGAAAGTCATAAGACAGAGATTGCGAAAATTATGGCCCATGAAATTGGAAAAAGTTTAAAAGATGGTCAAGTTGAAGTAGAACGTAGTATTGAATATATTGATTACACAATTGAAGAAGCAAAACGAGTTTTTCCAGAAACATTAACTGGGGATGGTTTAAATATTAAAAATAAATTAGGGATTTTTTCTCGTGTTCCAAAAGGTGTTATTTTGACAATTTCACCATTTAATTATCCTGTTAATTTAAGTATTGCAAAAATTGTACCAAGTTTAGTTGTTGGTAATACTGTTGTTTTTAAACCGGCAACAAATGGCAGTTTAACTGGGTTATATATGGCAAAATTAGCTTTTGAAGTTGGTTTTCCGAAAGGTGTTTTTAATGTTGTAACTGGTCGTGGACGTGATATTGGAGATTTATTAGTTTTAAATCCTGAAATTGATGTTATTTCATTTACTGGGTCAGTTGCTGTTGGCAATCATATTCGCAAATTAGGACATGGAAAATACTTAGTATTAGAATTAGGAGGAAAAGATCCAGCTTTAGTATTAAAAGATGCTGATTTAACAAAAGCAGTAAAAGAAATTGTTGCTGGTGCTTATGCATATTCTGGGCAACGTTGTACGGCTGTTAAGCGAGTATTAGTAGATGAAACAATTGCTGATGAACTAGTAAAATTATTAAAAATAGAAGTTAGCAAGTTAGAAACAGGTTCGCCATTAGAAAATAAAGATATTATTCCTGTCATTGATTTAAAAGCTGCAGATTTTGTACAAGGCTTAATTGATGATGCTTTAGTAAAAAAAGCAACATTAATACTTGGTAATCAACGAAAAGATAATTTAATTAGTGCAACTTTAATTGACCATGTTACCTCAGAAATGCGATTAGCATGAGAAGAACCATTTGGTCCAGTCTTACCAATTATTCGTTGTAAGAATGTTGAAGAAATGATTACTTTAGCAAATAAATCAAATTTTAAATTGCAAGCATGTATTTTTACAAAAGATATTAATGCAGCATTTAATATTGCTAATGAATTAGAAACAGGAACTGTTAATATTAATGGTCGTACTCAACGAGGACCTGATTCATTCCCGTTTTTAGGAATTCACGATTCTGGACAAGGAGTTCAAGGGATTCGTGAAACAATTAATTCAGTGACACGTTTTAAAGGATTAGTAATTAATTATTAA
- a CDS encoding peroxiredoxin, with translation MNLKQEKFLFTDGKEHLITDFQKEKGYIFYFFPKAATPGCTLETVAYNRYYQKFLTAGYNVIGISRDNLKKQTKFQNDNNVSFPMLCDIDSKLCEMFGVLKKKKIFNNVYLGIERSTFLLDNDFKIIQEWPKVKPVEHIKTVLSVVTETDLNNKS, from the coding sequence ATGAATTTAAAACAAGAAAAGTTTTTGTTTACAGATGGAAAAGAACATCTTATTACTGATTTTCAAAAAGAAAAGGGCTATATTTTTTATTTTTTTCCGAAAGCAGCAACACCAGGCTGTACTTTAGAAACAGTTGCTTATAATCGTTATTATCAAAAATTTTTAACTGCTGGTTATAATGTTATTGGTATTAGTCGTGATAATTTAAAAAAACAAACTAAGTTTCAAAATGATAATAATGTTAGTTTCCCCATGTTATGTGATATTGATTCTAAATTATGTGAAATGTTTGGTGTCTTGAAAAAAAAGAAAATCTTTAATAATGTTTATCTTGGCATTGAACGAAGCACTTTTTTGTTGGATAATGATTTTAAGATTATTCAAGAATGACCGAAAGTTAAACCAGTTGAACATATTAAAACAGTATTGTCAGTAGTAACAGAAACTGATTTAAATAATAAATCTTAG
- a CDS encoding phosphotransferase codes for MLELKSILSVLQSLQKLKYKNKYIVHGDLIPVNVIFEQDLKIKKIIDWDNVKLGSKYQDPAYVFFIMCIKYIQTANFVSC; via the coding sequence ATGTTAGAATTAAAAAGTATTTTGTCAGTCCTACAAAGTTTACAAAAATTAAAATATAAAAATAAATATATTGTTCATGGCGATTTAATTCCCGTTAATGTTATTTTTGAACAAGATTTAAAAATTAAAAAAATAATTGATTGAGATAATGTTAAACTTGGTTCAAAATATCAAGATCCAGCATATGTTTTTTTTATTATGTGCATCAAGTATATTCAAACAGCAAATTTTGTCTCTTGTTAA
- a CDS encoding pentapeptide repeat-containing protein, whose protein sequence is MKTLKDMIPDLTGVTVEKEKLNQYLESERLDLEGANLEGANLHRANLKDANLWDDNLEGAYLTGANLEGANLEGAYLTGANLYGANLKGAYLCGIKITKKQLEQLDII, encoded by the coding sequence ATGAAAACATTAAAAGATATGATTCCGGACTTAACAGGAGTTACTGTTGAAAAAGAAAAATTAAATCAATATTTAGAAAGTGAAAGATTAGATTTAGAAGGTGCTAATTTAGAAGGTGCTAATTTACACCGTGCTAATTTAAAAGATGCTAATTTATGAGATGATAATTTAGAAGGTGCTTATTTAACTGGTGCTAATTTAGAAGGTGCTAATTTAGAAGGTGCTTATTTAACTGGTGCTAATTTATATGGTGCTAATTTAAAAGGTGCTTATTTATGTGGTATTAAAATCACAAAAAAACAATTAGAACAATTAGATATTATTTAG
- a CDS encoding IS481 family transposase has product MKYIINNFNLFDLQAKLKNFLSKNYKNKYYKKIKQKIFSYINLCNDYYINNDKFLLKDLIKKYFKNKFSTFYYWANRILIAYKNNDFDKLLLKSTIPNNINYQYSNDVRQNICDLYFEYCNKCAGGVLSLFYNLKKGINGEELKNKAPKNLKTFFRWLKKDERWLKIKNKIKEIKKQYPRYEVKEIGLLQMDAKYFVPSKFPVDKKYYVYDFIDEKTRLALGYVYDKISINNAIDSVKKAISDFKNIFGVKITRIRTDNGSEFINNYRNNQKNNVKETNFTQFLTDKNIFHQTTPVRSPQSNGKIERFHQNYTKLFVFEEKILNVVSLQNKLNDYYYFYNFERVHKSLNFQTPFNFLNSLIK; this is encoded by the coding sequence ATGAAATATATTATTAATAATTTTAATTTATTTGATTTACAAGCAAAATTAAAAAATTTTTTAAGTAAAAATTATAAAAATAAATATTATAAAAAAATAAAACAAAAAATATTTTCATATATTAATTTGTGTAATGATTATTATATTAATAATGATAAATTTTTGTTGAAAGATTTAATTAAAAAATATTTTAAAAATAAGTTTTCAACTTTTTATTATTGAGCGAATAGAATTTTAATTGCATATAAAAATAATGATTTTGATAAATTGTTATTAAAGTCAACAATTCCTAATAATATTAATTATCAATATAGTAATGATGTTCGTCAAAATATTTGTGATTTATATTTTGAATATTGTAATAAGTGTGCTGGTGGTGTTTTATCTTTATTTTATAATTTAAAAAAAGGGATTAATGGAGAAGAATTAAAAAATAAAGCACCAAAAAATTTAAAAACATTTTTTCGTTGACTTAAAAAAGATGAAAGATGATTAAAAATAAAAAATAAAATTAAAGAAATTAAAAAACAATATCCAAGATATGAAGTTAAAGAAATAGGTTTATTACAGATGGACGCTAAATATTTTGTACCAAGTAAATTTCCAGTTGATAAAAAATATTATGTTTATGATTTTATTGATGAAAAAACAAGATTAGCATTAGGATATGTTTATGATAAAATAAGTATTAATAATGCTATTGATTCTGTTAAAAAAGCAATTAGTGATTTTAAAAATATATTTGGTGTTAAAATAACACGGATTAGAACTGATAACGGTTCTGAATTTATTAATAATTATCGGAATAATCAAAAAAATAATGTTAAAGAAACTAATTTTACTCAATTTTTAACAGATAAAAATATTTTTCATCAGACAACACCTGTTCGTTCTCCACAGTCAAACGGCAAGATTGAAAGATTTCATCAAAATTATACTAAATTATTTGTATTTGAAGAAAAAATATTAAATGTCGTTAGTTTACAGAATAAATTAAATGATTATTATTATTTTTATAATTTTGAAAGAGTTCATAAGTCTTTAAATTTTCAGACACCATTTAACTTTTTGAATAGTTTAATTAAATAA
- a CDS encoding lipoprotein, with the protein MKKWISILGTIGLTATSTTTLISCNKENNNENEASNKPKPSPKPSPKPSYNTQQPPENSNWKLANDFIDEKNNDNKNYIGIIKIENDFKIIKWIGKYIDWKYQYINIYRWDGVGEPEIPTINENTGEITDWKEQKGTK; encoded by the coding sequence ATGAAAAAATGAATAAGTATTTTAGGAACAATCGGATTAACCGCAACAAGTACAACAACATTAATCAGTTGTAATAAAGAAAATAATAATGAAAACGAGGCAAGTAATAAACCAAAACCATCACCAAAACCATCACCAAAACCATCATATAACACACAACAACCACCAGAAAATAGTAATTGAAAATTAGCTAATGATTTTATTGATGAAAAAAATAATGATAATAAAAATTATATTGGTATTATTAAAATTGAAAATGATTTTAAAATTATAAAATGAATTGGAAAATATATAGATTGAAAATATCAATATATTAACATTTATCGTTGAGATGGCGTTGGTGAACCTGAAATACCAACAATCAACGAAAACACTGGTGAAATTACTGACTGAAAAGAACAAAAAGGAACTAAATAA
- a CDS encoding recombinase RecT: MITELQQYIKGAIIKYELKVNDKYLKENILALEELKMKNGQSYMQLVNTADNTKITALGIIKLSNKGLIFGKDFNIIPFKNKLTTVIDSKVYCKRIEESGYSPRKAIIFKGEKFEWDSLNSCPKIHEINFNANTSDYNEIIGAYAFAKDKNGNYQGILLRKADIERLKNSSPSGNSEYSPWNKWPKEMVEAKLYRKLALEMGIDISDIDLDEKEIKEDGNFEYISFKDINVAKNKGQISDEPLSSAFLIKILDIVFSLILAFSIVCKISLYLFPSPKNEVILFIKFCSFLWYFFKPNSSSKG; the protein is encoded by the coding sequence ATGATAACTGAATTACAACAATATATTAAAGGTGCAATTATTAAATATGAATTAAAAGTTAATGATAAATATTTAAAAGAAAATATTTTAGCACTTGAAGAATTAAAAATGAAAAATGGACAAAGTTATATGCAGTTAGTTAATACTGCTGATAATACTAAAATTACAGCATTAGGTATTATTAAATTAAGTAATAAAGGGTTAATTTTTGGAAAAGATTTTAATATTATTCCATTTAAAAATAAATTAACTACTGTTATTGATAGTAAAGTTTATTGTAAAAGAATTGAAGAATCAGGATATAGTCCAAGAAAAGCAATTATTTTTAAAGGTGAGAAATTTGAATGAGATAGTTTAAATTCATGTCCTAAAATACATGAAATTAATTTTAATGCAAATACTAGTGATTATAATGAGATTATTGGTGCTTATGCTTTTGCAAAAGATAAAAATGGTAATTATCAAGGTATTTTATTAAGAAAAGCAGATATTGAACGATTAAAAAATAGTAGTCCGAGTGGAAATAGTGAATATTCACCTTGAAATAAATGACCAAAAGAAATGGTTGAAGCAAAATTATATCGTAAATTAGCATTAGAAATGGGAATTGATATTTCAGATATTGATTTAGATGAAAAAGAAATTAAAGAAGATGGTAATTTTGAATATATTTCATTTAAAGATATTAATGTCGCCAAAAATAAGGGGCAAATTAGCGATGAACCATTATCATCGGCATTCTTAATAAAAATATTAGATATTGTTTTTTCACTCATTTTAGCATTTTCTATTGTATGCAAAATATCTTTATATCTTTTTCCATCACCTAAAAATGAAGTAATTTTATTTATTAAATTTTGTTCATTTCTTTGGTATTTTTTTAAACCCAATTCCTCATCTAAAGGATAG
- a CDS encoding pentapeptide repeat-containing protein, producing the protein MKTLKDMIPDLTGVTVEKEKLNQYLESERLDLEDANLWDANLEGAYLKGAYLCGIKITKKQLEQLTIEEDK; encoded by the coding sequence ATGAAAACATTAAAAGATATGATTCCGGACTTAACAGGAGTTACTGTTGAAAAAGAAAAATTAAATCAATATTTAGAAAGTGAAAGATTAGATTTAGAAGATGCTAATTTATGAGATGCTAATTTAGAAGGTGCTTATTTAAAAGGTGCTTATTTATGTGGTATTAAAATCACAAAAAAACAATTAGAACAATTAACTATTGAGGAGGATAAATAA
- the lepA gene encoding translation elongation factor 4, whose product MDKKLIRNFSIIAHIDHGKSTLADRILELTGTVEKREMQEQLLDSMDLERERGITIKLNSVQLKYRAQDQQEYIFHLIDTPGHVDFTYEVSRSLAACEGAILVVDAAQGIEAQTLANVYLAIDNNLAIIPVINKIDLPSADPDRVKEEIENLIGIPTTNAPLISAKTGLNIEQVLEAIVKNIPAPLEGDNNNPLQALIFDSYYDKYRGVMVSIRVKQGIVHIGEKIKLMNTGVVYEVTELGVKTPKEVKKNQLVAGEVGWLAASIKMVRDVRVGDTITTVANPAQQPLPGYKKMNSMVFCGLYPIDSAKYKYLKEALEKIQLSDSSLVYEPETSQALGFGFRCGFLGLLHMDVIQERLEREYNLELIATAPSVIYHVYLTNKEMISIDNPRELPTVQKIDRIEEPFVKATIMTPEQYIGSLMELCQNKRGTYANLEYIDDTRRILTYEMPLNEIVFDFFDRLKSISKGYASLNYDFIGYRPNKLVKMDILLNNEIIDALSIIVHRDFAYGRGKALCAKLKEIIPRQNFEVPIQAAINHKVIAREDIKAMRKNVLAKCYGGDITRKKKLLQKQKEGKKRMKAIGSVEVPQEAFMAVLKLDD is encoded by the coding sequence ATGGATAAAAAATTAATTCGTAATTTTTCAATTATTGCTCATATTGACCATGGGAAGTCAACCTTAGCAGACCGGATTTTAGAATTAACAGGGACAGTTGAAAAACGAGAAATGCAAGAACAATTATTGGATTCAATGGATTTAGAACGTGAACGAGGAATAACAATTAAATTAAATTCTGTTCAGTTAAAATATCGTGCTCAAGATCAACAAGAGTATATTTTTCATTTAATTGATACACCAGGGCATGTTGATTTTACCTATGAAGTTTCACGTAGTTTAGCAGCTTGTGAAGGAGCAATTTTAGTTGTTGATGCAGCACAAGGAATTGAAGCCCAAACATTAGCAAATGTTTATTTAGCAATTGATAATAATTTAGCAATTATCCCTGTTATTAATAAAATTGATTTACCATCTGCTGATCCAGACCGTGTAAAAGAAGAAATTGAAAATTTAATTGGAATTCCAACAACAAATGCACCATTAATTAGTGCTAAGACAGGGTTAAATATTGAACAGGTCTTAGAAGCAATTGTTAAAAATATCCCCGCGCCTTTAGAAGGCGATAATAATAATCCATTGCAAGCATTAATTTTTGACTCATATTATGATAAATACCGTGGTGTAATGGTCTCAATTCGAGTTAAACAAGGAATTGTTCATATTGGTGAAAAAATAAAATTAATGAATACTGGTGTTGTTTATGAAGTTACTGAATTAGGAGTTAAAACACCAAAAGAAGTTAAAAAAAATCAATTAGTTGCTGGTGAAGTAGGTTGATTAGCAGCAAGTATTAAAATGGTCCGTGATGTTCGGGTTGGTGATACGATTACAACCGTTGCTAATCCAGCTCAACAGCCATTACCAGGATATAAAAAAATGAACTCAATGGTATTTTGTGGATTATATCCAATTGATTCCGCTAAATATAAATATTTAAAAGAAGCTTTAGAAAAAATTCAGTTATCCGATTCTTCCCTTGTTTATGAACCAGAAACATCACAAGCATTAGGTTTTGGTTTTCGTTGTGGCTTTTTAGGATTATTACATATGGATGTTATTCAAGAACGGTTAGAACGAGAATATAATTTAGAATTAATTGCAACTGCTCCATCGGTAATTTATCATGTTTATTTAACAAATAAGGAAATGATTAGTATTGATAATCCAAGAGAATTACCAACTGTGCAAAAAATTGATCGCATTGAAGAACCATTTGTCAAAGCAACGATTATGACTCCTGAGCAATATATTGGTTCATTAATGGAATTATGTCAAAATAAACGTGGAACATATGCTAATTTAGAGTATATTGATGATACACGGCGAATTTTAACTTATGAAATGCCATTAAATGAAATTGTGTTTGATTTTTTTGATCGGTTAAAATCAATTAGTAAAGGTTATGCTTCGTTAAATTATGATTTTATTGGTTATCGTCCTAATAAATTAGTTAAAATGGATATTTTATTAAACAATGAAATTATTGATGCTTTATCAATTATTGTTCATCGTGATTTTGCTTATGGGCGTGGTAAAGCCTTATGTGCAAAATTAAAAGAAATTATCCCTCGGCAAAATTTTGAAGTTCCAATTCAGGCAGCCATTAATCATAAAGTTATTGCACGAGAAGATATTAAAGCAATGCGTAAAAATGTCTTAGCAAAATGTTATGGCGGTGATATTACTCGGAAAAAGAAATTATTACAAAAACAAAAAGAAGGAAAAAAACGAATGAAAGCAATTGGCTCAGTTGAAGTTCCCCAAGAAGCTTTTATGGCTGTTTTAAAATTAGATGATTAA
- a CDS encoding lipoprotein produces MKKWLNLFGAITLLGTSATSLVACDKTQEYTPEELAKLKEENKINTDNQEIKDNLEWIAPQEKQFNTVDNKWYYVVWKGQNWNISKFKYDKWWNKISKNLETKFKDLYYIDEDEYLYSWKKFPQFIKSVYRWNLDTQEPDLIIDDNGNIKINGE; encoded by the coding sequence ATGAAGAAATGATTAAATTTATTTGGTGCAATTACATTATTGGGAACAAGTGCAACAAGTTTAGTTGCTTGTGATAAAACACAAGAATATACACCCGAAGAATTAGCAAAATTAAAAGAAGAAAACAAAATAAATACTGATAACCAAGAAATTAAAGACAATTTAGAATGAATAGCACCACAAGAAAAACAATTTAATACAGTTGATAATAAATGATATTATGTAGTATGAAAAGGTCAAAATTGAAATATTAGTAAGTTTAAATATGATAAGTGATGAAATAAAATTTCAAAAAACTTAGAAACAAAATTTAAAGATTTATATTATATTGATGAAGATGAATACTTATATTCATGAAAAAAATTTCCACAATTTATTAAATCAGTTTATCGTTGAAATTTAGATACACAAGAACCTGATTTAATTATTGATGATAATGGTAATATAAAAATTAATGGAGAATAA
- a CDS encoding recombinase RecT, whose product MVNELQQYIKGAIIKYELKVNDKYLKENILALEELKMKNGQSYMQLVNTADNTKITALGIIKLSNKGLIFGKDFNIIPFKNKLTTVIDSKVYCKRIEEAGYSPIKAIIFKDEKFEWDSLISCPKIHGINFNANNSDFNEIIGAYAYAKDKNGNYQVILLRKADIERLKK is encoded by the coding sequence ATGGTAAATGAATTACAACAATATATTAAAGGTGCAATTATTAAATATGAATTAAAAGTTAATGATAAATATTTAAAAGAAAATATTTTAGCACTTGAAGAATTAAAAATGAAAAATGGACAAAGTTATATGCAGTTAGTTAATACTGCTGATAATACTAAAATTACAGCATTAGGTATTATTAAATTAAGTAATAAAGGGTTAATTTTTGGAAAAGATTTTAATATTATTCCATTTAAAAATAAATTAACTACTGTTATTGATAGTAAAGTTTATTGTAAAAGAATTGAAGAAGCAGGATATAGTCCAATAAAAGCAATTATTTTTAAAGATGAAAAATTTGAATGAGATAGTTTAATTTCATGTCCTAAAATACATGGAATTAATTTTAATGCAAATAATAGTGATTTTAATGAAATAATTGGTGCTTATGCTTATGCAAAAGATAAAAATGGGAATTATCAAGTTATTTTATTAAGAAAAGCAGATATTGAACGTTTAAAAAAATAG
- a CDS encoding pentapeptide repeat-containing protein — translation MKTLQDIIKDLTGITVEKQKINKYLESERLDLEDADLRGANLKCANLKDADLDGAYLYGIGITKEQIEQLTVIEDD, via the coding sequence ATGAAAACATTACAAGATATAATTAAAGATTTAACAGGAATTACTGTTGAAAAACAAAAAATAAATAAATATTTAGAAAGTGAAAGATTAGATTTAGAAGATGCTGATTTACGAGGTGCTAATTTAAAGTGTGCTAATTTAAAAGATGCTGATTTAGATGGTGCTTATTTATATGGTATCGGAATCACAAAAGAACAAATAGAACAATTAACTGTTATTGAGGATGATTAA